The following is a genomic window from Amycolatopsis cihanbeyliensis.
TCCCGGGTCGTTGGTGACCAGCGTACGTGGCACCGGTAACCCGCACGCCACGGCCGCGCCGAGTTGTGCCGGTTTGTACTCGGCATAGCCGATGTGGTGCGGATGGTTCAGCCATGGCCCCACGGCCGCCAGCAGCCCGCCGAACCCCATCCGCGCCTGCACGGCCGACCACCGACGTTCGTCGGCCGACAGGTCCGGGTGGAAGTCGAACCCGGTCGGTCGGCGGTAGTAGATCCCGGACACGTCGGCAAGGTTCACCGAGCGCCGCGCGGTCTGCAACCACGCTGCCGACCACGGCCCGCCGTTCAACTCGGCGGACACGGACAGCCGTTCGGGGAAGTCGGCAACATCGATCCGAACCACCGTGGTGTCCCGGCTGTTCAGTTCCTCCACGACCCGGTCGGCCGTGGGGTCGAAACGATCGGTCAGCACGAGCACAGACCGCGCGGCACCCACCATGATCAATCCTCCCGATGGTCGGTGTCACTGTCTTTGTTGGTGTACCGGCCGTCACCTCCATCGGTCACGGTGTTGGTCTGGCCGTCCGTGTGACGACTCATCGGGACCAACTGGCCCCCGTCGTCGCGCATCAAGCCCATTTGGGCATCCTCGTCATAACCGATGTCGGCGGGGTTCAGCGGCGTGACCTGACGTGGCCGCGTGCCCAACGTGAGCCCGAACGGGCGCACGGGTGACGCCGGTTCAGGGGCCGTGTCGACCATGCCGAACCGTCGACCGAGCGGGAAGTGACCCGACGACGGGAACGCGCCCGTCTCGGTCGGGCGTTCGTGCTGGTGTACGGGCATGTAATCCACCTCCGGTGGGTAGGGGGTTGGTCGCTATCCGTCATACACGGTCCGAGTCGGTGAGGCACCCGGCCCCGTCGCAGCCGTGACCGGGTACCGGGGTGACCATCTTCCGGCGCGCGGCCCGAACCGGTGCCATTTGGTCATGCCGTGCGCGGTGCGGCCCCCGTGTTGACCGGATCCGTTTCCGCATCGCTCCCGGTGCGTTCCAGGTCTTCCGCTTCCGCGCGCATCTTTTCAAGCGCCGCTGTACTCGTCTTGACGAGTTCCTCTAGGCTTTCTTCACTAAAAACCATTTCCAGAACACAGTCGCGCCTATTGCCAAACTGGAACTGAGCTTCATCAGCCACGATTTCACACGCGATGTCGCATCCATTATCTACGCGCACCCACGAGTCGACGCAAACTCCTTGATATGAAAACACCTAACCTACCTTCCTGTTGTCACACTTGGCCCCGCCGTTCGACGGGTGGCCGCTCCCGTAACGCGTGCCTCCCGCTCGGGCTATCGGCCGCGGCAAATTGTTGATTTGGAATCCGGCAGGCTCGCGCGGCATCGGGAACCAGCCGCAAGCCTGCCGGAAGTTCGATTGGACCGGGTTGTTCCGGATCACGGACGACATGACGGACGATTGGGCCACGACCACGCCGCTCCTTCCGGGCTTCACTGGATGAATCCGGCTATCGGAATCGGGCCGACGACCCGTTCGCACTTTTGGCAGGGCGGATGCGGCAGAGGACCGCCGGTCCAGTCGGGCGCGGGCGCTCCGCACACCGCCCAGAGCAGGGTTAGGCCGTCCACGTCGGTCGGGTGTCGGGGATGGCGTGCAGAAGCGGCCGGAAGAGCCCCGGCAGCCACCGCACGCCATCGGCCGACACGGTCCACTCGGCTCAGGCGACTTCGTCATCATCGGAGGGCGTGGCCGCGTCCGGGCCAACCCACACAAGGCGAGCCCGGATGTGGCTGCCGAACTTGAACCGGCGCAATGCGCGTTCCGGCGCCCGCAAGCTCATCCACTGCTTACCTTCGGCCGCGACGACTTCGACGTGATCATCGAACGCCATACCCCACGCGACGACCCATGCATCCACCCGCTCCCCGTACTCCTGGACCACGGCGAACAGCCGGGGCGCGCCGTCAGCGACCATGCTCTCCAGTTCGCGCCTGAACTCCGCCTCATCGCACAACGGCTCCTTGTCCGAGGGGTCGGGCACGTACGCGTCCAGCGGGTGACGGTGCGTCCGCTGGTCCCGGTCGTCCAGTTGGGGTTGCTGACCGTTGTGCGGGAGTGCTGTCGTCACGGGTTGTCTCCATCTGTGCCGGGTTGTTCTTCTCCGAGACCGCGCGGGTGCCCAGCCAGTCGGCGCAAGCGCGGACTACCCGCGTGATGGCGTCGCGCCCAACGGACGTACTGTTCCAATATCGGCATGACTGCAATCTACGATGTATATATACAAAGGTACATACATCGTTCGGGTGGAGCTGCTGTTGTCTCGTTGGTCAACTGCCACACTGTGGGTGACCAGGCCGAGCTGCAGGAGGGACACCAAGTGGTCGACCATCGCTCCGATCCGTCCGCGCTGCGCTTTCTGATCGGGCACGACCTACGGGTGGCGCGAGAACAGGCCGGCTTGAAACAGTCCGAGGCCGCCAAGGCGCTCGGCTGTAGCCAGGCGAAGATCAACTATCTGGAGACCGGCAAGACGCAGCAGAAACCCGACGAAGTGACCGCGCTGCTCCGCTCCTACGGTGCGGACGTGGAACACGTCGACCGCATGGCCTCGCTGGCGGCACGTGCCGATCAGGGCACCTGGTGGGCACCCTTCGGTGACGTGCTGCCCAACTGGTTCAGGACCTTCGTTGGGCTGGAGGGGCTTGCCGCCGCCGAGTTCACCTACGAATCCCTCTTGTTGCCCGGTCAACTCCAGACGCCTGACTACGCATCCGCGCTGCTTGTTGGCAATCTCCAGGTCCCACCGATGGACGCACCGCAGGTCGTTCGCGCTCGCATGGCACGGCAGCGACTCGCCGACGACGCCAACCCGTTGCGCTTCCGTGCTGTCATCGAGGAATACGTCCTTGATCGCATCGTAGGCGGCCCACGGGTCATGCGGACGCAACTGGAACACCTGCTCACCCACATGCAACGTGACAATGTCGAGCTGCATGTCATGCCGGTCACCGTCGCGGTTCATGACGGGCTCGACGGTGACTTCCTGCTTCTGGACTTCGACGAAGCCCAGAGCATCGGCTACATCGAGTACCCCACGGGCGCCATCTACGTACAGGATCAAGATCAAGTCGCGGCGTATACTTTGTCAGCGGACCGGTTGTGCGCCGCAGCGCTGTCGGTGTCTGATTCCGCCGACGCCATCGCCGCGCGCATCGAAACCTTGGCAACGAGTTCGGAGGACTGAGGATGACAACCGCCGACCGCCTCGCGTGGCGAACGGCCAGCTATAGCAGCGCTGGTGAGAACTGCGTCGAGGTGGCCCCGATAGCGGATGGCGTGGTGATCCGACACAGCAAGCACCCCACCGCCGGAACGATCACCTTCCCGTTCGGTGCGTGGGCAACATTTGTCCACGACGCCCGTAAGGGACTAGCCAGCACGAACGGCGTCGCCGCCATCACGACGATCGGCACCGACACCGTCGTGCGGTCGCTCACAACCACCATCGAACTGTACTTCGACGCCGAGGAGTGGTCCGCCTTCCTCGCCGGAGCGGCAGACGGCGAGTTCGATTTCACCAGGTGTCTTGCTGCCACTACCTGATCGTGACAATGCCAATTAAGCATGGCTCAGCGCCCTCCGGCGTTGAACGTGCGCGGAGTAGACCGAACCCGCGCTCACCCAACTCGATCAGCTTCTCCAGGTCAGGCGACTGCCGGAGCAGGTGGTCGGCGTGCCAAACCACGATCCCGTCCGACTCGCCCGACTCCACCCGCTCCAACAGCCGCTCCCACCCCCGGCCGCCGCACACCGCGCTTCCACGCCGACAACCCATCCTGTAGTTCCTCGCCCAACCTGGCGTCCACCCGGTCGATCACCTTGCGGTCATCGGCCCGCTGGGTGTCGATCTTCTCCAGCTCGCCCGTCTCCGGCACCCGCTGACAACCGGCCGTAGGAGCCCAGGCACACGCGCCCGATCGGCGCCCCCACCTGCGATAACACCGTGTTTGTGGCTCATGTCACCCAGAGTGCGACCGCAATGCAGGGTCGCCAACGGACCACACACAGCAGTGGTGCCCTTCTGTTTGAATCTGTCGCACTTCCGTATGAGATGCGCAAAACCATTGCCTGGAACGAACGGATCCAACAGAGTCGAACAGGCGTCGAAAAACCAGCAGTACACCTGGAATCCAACCTGAGTTACCCCATCCGGCGGAGTGCAGGCCGGTATCGGAGATTCGAAGATCAAACATTTCCCCAGGCAACCGTTCTCGGTTTGGTTGCGATAATGTTTGATCTGTCGCCCGAGCCGGAGAGGAAGGACACCTCCCATGCTGGCCAGCCAACGGCGCTCCCGAATCCTGGAGGAGGTGCAGCGCAGCGGTGCCGTGCGGGTGAGCGCACTCGTCGAGCACCTCGGCGTCTCGGATATGACGATCCGGCGTGACCTCGAGGTGCTGGCTCAGGAAGGCCGGCTACAGAAGGTGCACGGCGGGGCGGTGCTGCCCGGCGGGCCGAGCATCGAGGAGCCGGGCTTCGCCGCGAAGTCCGGCAGGCAGAACCCGGAGAAGCAGGCCATCGCGGCCGAGGCGCTGCGGTTGGTCGAACCCGGGATGGCGATAGGGCTTTCCGGCGGCACCACCACGTGGACCTTCGCCCGGCTGCTGCGCGACGTAGCCGATATCACCGTGGTCACCAACTCCGTGCAGGTCGCCGACCTGTTCTCGGGTGAGCCACGCACGGACCAGACGGTGGTGCTCACCGGTGGCATCCGCACGCCCTCGGAGGCGCTGGTGGGCCCGTTCGCGGTGTCGGCGATCCGTTCGGTGAACCTCGACCTGATGTTCATGGGCGTGCACGGGATGGACCTGCGCAGCGGGTTCACCACGCCGAACCTGGTCGAGGCGGAGACCGACCGCGCGTTCGTCGAGACCTCCCGCCGGTTCGTGGTCCTCGCCGACCACACAAAGTACGGGGTGCTGGGTATCTCGACCATCGCCGGCATCGACGCCGCCGACGTGCTGATCACCGACTCCGGGCTGGCCGAGGAGCACCGGATCGTGCTGCGCGAGCGGGTCGGCGAGCTGGTCGTGGTGGACGCCGGCCCCGGTACGGGTGACGAGGCCGAGGAGCCCCCGGCGTAACCGGCTACCGGCCCTCCACCTTCGCCAGCCACCGCTGCGCGGTGACCACCACCAGCAGGATCGTGCCACTGATCACGGCCTGCCAGTTGGAGTTCAGCGAACCCACCTGGTTGATCACGTTGCGGATGACCTGCAGCAGCAGGACGCCCACCAGCGAACCCAGCACCGTGCCCGCCCCGCCGGTCAGCAACGTGCCGCCCAGCACGACCGCGGAGATCACCTCGAGTTCCATCCCGACGCCGAGGACGGTGACCCCGGAGGAGGTGTAGGAGGCCATCAGCAGGCCGCCGAACCCGGCCAGCACGCCGCAGGTGGTGTAGGCGATCACCTTGGTCCGCAGCACCGGAAGGCCCATCAGGTCCGCCGCGTCCTCCTGCCCGCCGATGGCGAGCACCGTGGACCCGTACGAGCTGCGGCGCAGCAGCAGGCCGCCGATGCCGAAGGCCACCAGCACGATCCAGATCGGGTAGCCGATGCCCAGCAAGCCGCCCTGCGCCAGCTCGCGGAACGCCGAGCCCGGCGGCACCTTGTACGTCGTGGCGCCCTCGTCGCTGATCAGCAACAGCAGGCCGCGGGCGAACAGCAACCCGGCGAGCGTGACGATGAACGGGGGCAGCCCGCCCCTGGCGATCACCAGGCCCTGGACGAGCCCGATCGCGCCGCACACCACCAGCGGCACCAGCAGCGCCGCCAGGGTGCCGTACCGCGAACCCCACGCGGCCAGCACCCCGCCGAGCGCGAACACCGAGCCGACCGAGAGGTCGATCCCGCCGGACATGATCACGAAGGTCATGCCGAGCGCGACCACCGCGAGGAAGGACGCCTGCAGCGCGATGTTCTCCAGGTTTCCCGCGGTGCCGAAGGAGTCGAAGGCGAGGGTCGCGGCGAGCACGGAAGCCACCAGGATCACCAGCGCGCCCTGCCGCTGTGCCACCCGCGCCACGCGCGCCCTGGTGCCGCCGGAGCCGGCAGGCGCGGCCGCCACCGTTGTCGTCATGGTCTCGCCTTCCTGCGCCCGAGTTGCACGTAGACCGCGGCCACCACGATCACGGCCTGCGCGATCTGCGCCGTGGAGTCGGGGATGTCGTGGAAGATCAGCGTGGCGGTGATGAGCTGCATCAGCAGCGCGCCGGCGATGGTGCCCGCGATCCGCACCTGCCCACCGGACAGCGGTGTGCCGCCCAGCACCACGGCGGTGATCGCGGACAGCTCGACCAGCAGCCCCACCTTGGTCGGGTCGCTGGCCTGCGAACGGGCCGCCAGCAGCACCCCGGCCAGCGCGGCGAGCAGTCCACACAGGATGTATGTGGTCAGTAGCACCCTGGGTACCGGAAGCCCGCCGAGCTCCGCGGCCCGCTTGTTGCCGCCGATCGCCACCAGCTGCCTGCCGAAATTGCTGCGGCGCACCAGGAACCAGGTCACCGCCGCGACCACGGCCGCGATCACCACCACATACGGGACACCGAGCAGGCTCCCCGAGCCCAGCGCGACCATCCCGGGGTCACGGATACTCTTGATCTCGCCGCCGAACAGGTTCGCGACCCCGCGCCCGGCGACCATGATGCCGAGCGTGGCGATGATCGGCTGCACCCCGATCCGCGCCACGAGGGTGCCCGCGAGCGCACCGCTCACCCCGCCCGCGAGCACCGCGATCGCGATCGCCACGCCCGTGCCGTAGCCGATGTAGAGCGGGATCAGGGCGGCGGCCAGCGCCATCACCGCCCCCACCGAGAGGTCGATGCCCTGGGTGCCGATGACCAGCGCCATCCCCAGCGCCACGATGAGCACCGGGGTCACCTGGATGAGCTGTAGTCGCAGGGTCGCGTCGCTGACGAAGTTGTCCGTGATCGCGACGTTGATCGCCAGGAGCAACACCAGCGCCACGTAGACGCCGTTGCGCCGGATCCAGTCCGGGTCGATCCGCCGGCGCCGCGGGCGCTCCGGTTTCTCGCGCGACCGCGGCTTGCTGGCCAGCCGTTCACTCATCCGAACCCTCCTCGCCGGATCCGGCGTGCCCGGCCAGCGCCGCGAGCAGCGCGGCGCCGGTCATCCGGTCCCCGGCCAGCTCCCCCGTCACGGTGCCGTCGTGCAGCACCAGGATGCGGTCGGCGCCCTCGACCAGCTCGTCCATCTCGCTCGAGACCAGCACCACCGCGAGCCCCTGCCCGGCCAGCTCGTCGATCAGCGCCTGCACCTCGGCCTTGGCCCCGACGTCGATGCCACGGGTGGGCTCGTCCAGCAGGAACACCGTGGGTTCGGTGCACAACCAGCGGGCGATCAACACCTTCTGCTGGTTACCACCGGACAGCTCCCGCACCGGCTGCCTCGGGTTCGCCACCTTGATCCGCAGGCGACGCACGAAGGTGTCCACCAGCTCGTCGATCCGCCGCTCGGACAGGATGCCGGCCCGGGACAGCCGCGGCAGCACGGCCAGTGCGATGTTGTCGCGCACCGAGAGGCCGGGGATGATGCCCTCGGCCTTGCGGTCCTCGGACAGCAGCGCGATCCCGGCGCGCAGCGCGTGCCGCACCGAGTTCGGCCGCACCCGCCTGCCGCCGACCTCGACGCTCCCGGACCGGACGGGCAGCGCCCCGTACACCGCCTTGACCGTCTCGCTGCGACCGGAGCCGAGTAACCCGCCGAGGCCGAGCACCTCCCCCGGCCGTACGGACAGCCCGACGCCGTGCAGCCGGTTGCGGACCTCGAGGCCGTCCGCGGTGAGCACGGGTTCGCGATCCCGGTCGTGCTTGCCTTCGAAGCCGGTCGCCCCGCCGCGCGCCACCTCGCCCGCGTCCCGGCCGAGCATGTGCGCGACCAGGGTGACCCGGTCCAGCTCGGTCATCGGGCCGGTGTGCACCCGCCTGCCGTCGCGCAGCACCGTGACCCGGTCGCACAGCCGCCACAGCTCGTCCAGCCGGTGCGAGACGAACACGATCCCGACGCCGCGGCCGGCGAGGTCGCGCGCCACCTGGAACAGCGTCGCGACCTCCTTGGCCTCGAGGGAGGAGGTCGGCTCGTCCATGATGACCACCCGGCTGTCCACCGACATCGCCCGCGCGAGCGCCACCATCTGCTGCACCCCGAGGCCGAGGCGGCCGAGTTCCCCGGTGACGTCGATATCGACACCGAGGGACCCGACCAGCTCGGCGGCCCCGCGGTTCATCTTTGCCGTGTCGATGAGGCCGAACCGGGTACGCGGCTCGCGGCCGAGGAACACGTTGCGGGCCACCGACAGCAGCGGGACGAGGTTGACCTCCTGGTAGATCGTGGAGATCCCGGCCCGCTGGGCCTCGGCGGGCCGGTGGAACTCGACCTCCGCACCGGCGAACCGCACCGCACCGGAGTCCGGCCGGTGCACACCGGTCAACACCTTGATCAATGTGGACTTACCGGCGCCGTTCTCACCGACCAGGGCGTGGATCTCGCCCCGCGCGAGCGAGAAGTCCACACCCCGCAGCGCGTGCACGCCGCCGAACGACTTGGTCACACCCTCGGTCTCGAGCACGACCGTCGTCCTAGAAGGCGTCGCCGATGTTGGCCTCGGCGTTCTCCGCGTTGTACTCGTCGTCCTCGATGATCACGTCCTCGGGGATCGGCTCGCCGGCGTAGAACTTCTCGGCCGTCTCGAAGGCCAGCGGGCCGAACCGCGGGTTCGACTCGATGACCGCGTTGATGTCACCGTCCACGATGGCTTGCACGGCGTTGCGGGTACCGTCGATCGACACGATCCTGACGTCCTGGCCGGGGTCCAGGCCGGCGGCCTGCACAGCGGTGACCGCACCGAGTGCCATCTCGTCGTTGTGCGCGTAGATGGCATCGATGTCCGGATTGGACTGCAACAGTTGCTCGGCGACCGCCTGCCCCTCGTCCCTGGCGAAGTTCGCTGTCTGCTCCGCGACGATCTCCAGGTCGGAGTAGCGTTCCCGCACCTGGTCCTGGAAACCGGAGTTGCGGTCCTCGGTGACGTTGTTGCCCGAGGAGCCGAGCAGGACGGCGACCTTCGCCGTGCCACCGGTTACCTCGTTCAAGGCGTCCGCCGCCCGCCTTCCCTGCTCGTAGAAGTCCGAGCCGAGGAAGGCGACGTAGTCCGCGCAGTGGGTGTTGGTGACCTTGCGGTCGATGGTGAGTACCGGAACGCCCCGCTGCTTGGCGGCGTTCAGGGCCGGATCCAGCCCGTCCGAGTTCACCGGCGCCACGATGAGGAAGTCGACTCCCTGGCTCAGCATGTTCTGGATGTCGGCGATCTGCTTGGGCAGCTCGTTGTTGGCGTTGGTGACGAGCAGGTCGCGCACCCCGGCCTGCTCGGCGGCCTGGCGGATGGACTTCGTCTCCGCGGCGCGGAAGGCGGCGGTGTCCGGTTCGGACTGGGAGAACCCGACCACGGCCTCGCCGAGGTCGATCTTCTCGGCGCCGTAGTCCGCCAGCGTGCAGCCCTCGCCGGAGCTCTCCTTGACGACCTGCTGATCGCCCCCGTCGTTGCCCCCCACGGGTGCCGCCTCCTCGTTCGTGCCAGGGTTGGTGCACCCCACCAGCGCCAGCCCGAGCACGGCGGCGGAGGCGAGCAGGCGCCGGTGGCGTGGCGGTGTCGTACTGGTCATCGGAACTCCTTTGTCCACGGGGTTGAGGGTCCGGGGGCGGGGCCCCGCCCCCGGACGTGCTTCACTCGCCTGCGGCGGCGAGCTCGGCCACCTCCTCGGCGGAGAGAGCACGGTCGAACAGGCGGACGTCGTCCACGTCGCCGTGCAGGAAGTCGACCTGCTGGCCGCCGTACTCGGCACGGCCGATGACGGTGTTCCCGCTGGAGCCCGCGGCGGAGCAGGCGCTCCTGCTGTCCACCCGCTCGCCGTCCACGTACAGTTCCAGCGTTCCGGCCTGGGCGTCCCGCACGCCGGTCAGGTGGTACCAGCGGCCGGGCTCCGGCTTGGTGGGCGAGAGGGCCCGCAGCCCGACGAAGCTCATCGCCCAGCGCTGGTCCTGGCCGGAGTACTGCAGGAAGAACGCGCTGTTCTGGCCGGTGTCCTGGCTGACGACCGTCTGGAACCCGCCGCCTGCCTCGTCCAGCTTGACCCAGGCCGAGGCGCTGTAACTGCCCGCGGTGTCCAGCAGGGGCGCGCCGAGGTCGGCCGCGCCGGAGCCGGCGAAGGACAGCCCGCCATCGTGCACGCCCCCGGCCCACTCGGTGCCGGTCAGGCTCGCGTCGGCATCGCCCACGGCATCCGCCGCGGTGGACCCGCTGCCCTCGTTGAACTTGTAGGCGTGCACGCCCCGCAGGCCCGGGGTCCCTGGATCGGGGTCGGGGCCGCCGTCCCCGCTACCGTCGGCCTCCCGGATGATCCTCCGGTTGATCGCGCGCACCTGGTCGAAGTCCATCTTCGCCACCTGCCGGTCGTAGGTGAAGAAGCCGTTGACCTCGTGCTCCACGTCGGTGACCTGGGTGTAGATGGCCCCGCCGATGCCGCAGCGCTGGGCCGCGTTCAGCACCTCGCGCTGGTTGTCCACATAGGCCCGGGTCAGCGACTCCTTGCCCGGCATCATCCGGTAGGCGTGACCCTCGCCGAACCACATGTGGCCCTCCACCTCGAGGCCGTAGCCGCCGTGCTCGCCGTCGATCGCGGCGCGGGTGGCGTCCGGGCTCGGCTGGGCGGGTCCGGGGTAGGCGTGCCAGTCGATGATGTCGCCCTTGCCCGAGTCACCGAGCGAGGCGCAGCAGTTCACCCCGCTGTGCGCGTTGACAAGGCGGGT
Proteins encoded in this region:
- the tgmA gene encoding putative ATP-grasp-modified RiPP is translated as MPVHQHERPTETGAFPSSGHFPLGRRFGMVDTAPEPASPVRPFGLTLGTRPRQVTPLNPADIGYDEDAQMGLMRDDGGQLVPMSRHTDGQTNTVTDGGDGRYTNKDSDTDHRED
- a CDS encoding helix-turn-helix domain-containing protein, whose protein sequence is MGDQAELQEGHQVVDHRSDPSALRFLIGHDLRVAREQAGLKQSEAAKALGCSQAKINYLETGKTQQKPDEVTALLRSYGADVEHVDRMASLAARADQGTWWAPFGDVLPNWFRTFVGLEGLAAAEFTYESLLLPGQLQTPDYASALLVGNLQVPPMDAPQVVRARMARQRLADDANPLRFRAVIEEYVLDRIVGGPRVMRTQLEHLLTHMQRDNVELHVMPVTVAVHDGLDGDFLLLDFDEAQSIGYIEYPTGAIYVQDQDQVAAYTLSADRLCAAALSVSDSADAIAARIETLATSSED
- a CDS encoding DUF397 domain-containing protein; its protein translation is MTTADRLAWRTASYSSAGENCVEVAPIADGVVIRHSKHPTAGTITFPFGAWATFVHDARKGLASTNGVAAITTIGTDTVVRSLTTTIELYFDAEEWSAFLAGAADGEFDFTRCLAATT
- a CDS encoding DeoR/GlpR family DNA-binding transcription regulator — encoded protein: MLASQRRSRILEEVQRSGAVRVSALVEHLGVSDMTIRRDLEVLAQEGRLQKVHGGAVLPGGPSIEEPGFAAKSGRQNPEKQAIAAEALRLVEPGMAIGLSGGTTTWTFARLLRDVADITVVTNSVQVADLFSGEPRTDQTVVLTGGIRTPSEALVGPFAVSAIRSVNLDLMFMGVHGMDLRSGFTTPNLVEAETDRAFVETSRRFVVLADHTKYGVLGISTIAGIDAADVLITDSGLAEEHRIVLRERVGELVVVDAGPGTGDEAEEPPA
- a CDS encoding ABC transporter permease, whose product is MTTTVAAAPAGSGGTRARVARVAQRQGALVILVASVLAATLAFDSFGTAGNLENIALQASFLAVVALGMTFVIMSGGIDLSVGSVFALGGVLAAWGSRYGTLAALLVPLVVCGAIGLVQGLVIARGGLPPFIVTLAGLLFARGLLLLISDEGATTYKVPPGSAFRELAQGGLLGIGYPIWIVLVAFGIGGLLLRRSSYGSTVLAIGGQEDAADLMGLPVLRTKVIAYTTCGVLAGFGGLLMASYTSSGVTVLGVGMELEVISAVVLGGTLLTGGAGTVLGSLVGVLLLQVIRNVINQVGSLNSNWQAVISGTILLVVVTAQRWLAKVEGR
- a CDS encoding ABC transporter permease, yielding MSERLASKPRSREKPERPRRRRIDPDWIRRNGVYVALVLLLAINVAITDNFVSDATLRLQLIQVTPVLIVALGMALVIGTQGIDLSVGAVMALAAALIPLYIGYGTGVAIAIAVLAGGVSGALAGTLVARIGVQPIIATLGIMVAGRGVANLFGGEIKSIRDPGMVALGSGSLLGVPYVVVIAAVVAAVTWFLVRRSNFGRQLVAIGGNKRAAELGGLPVPRVLLTTYILCGLLAALAGVLLAARSQASDPTKVGLLVELSAITAVVLGGTPLSGGQVRIAGTIAGALLMQLITATLIFHDIPDSTAQIAQAVIVVAAVYVQLGRRKARP
- a CDS encoding sugar ABC transporter ATP-binding protein; the protein is MLETEGVTKSFGGVHALRGVDFSLARGEIHALVGENGAGKSTLIKVLTGVHRPDSGAVRFAGAEVEFHRPAEAQRAGISTIYQEVNLVPLLSVARNVFLGREPRTRFGLIDTAKMNRGAAELVGSLGVDIDVTGELGRLGLGVQQMVALARAMSVDSRVVIMDEPTSSLEAKEVATLFQVARDLAGRGVGIVFVSHRLDELWRLCDRVTVLRDGRRVHTGPMTELDRVTLVAHMLGRDAGEVARGGATGFEGKHDRDREPVLTADGLEVRNRLHGVGLSVRPGEVLGLGGLLGSGRSETVKAVYGALPVRSGSVEVGGRRVRPNSVRHALRAGIALLSEDRKAEGIIPGLSVRDNIALAVLPRLSRAGILSERRIDELVDTFVRRLRIKVANPRQPVRELSGGNQQKVLIARWLCTEPTVFLLDEPTRGIDVGAKAEVQALIDELAGQGLAVVLVSSEMDELVEGADRILVLHDGTVTGELAGDRMTGAALLAALAGHAGSGEEGSDE
- a CDS encoding ABC transporter substrate-binding protein, producing MTSTTPPRHRRLLASAAVLGLALVGCTNPGTNEEAAPVGGNDGGDQQVVKESSGEGCTLADYGAEKIDLGEAVVGFSQSEPDTAAFRAAETKSIRQAAEQAGVRDLLVTNANNELPKQIADIQNMLSQGVDFLIVAPVNSDGLDPALNAAKQRGVPVLTIDRKVTNTHCADYVAFLGSDFYEQGRRAADALNEVTGGTAKVAVLLGSSGNNVTEDRNSGFQDQVRERYSDLEIVAEQTANFARDEGQAVAEQLLQSNPDIDAIYAHNDEMALGAVTAVQAAGLDPGQDVRIVSIDGTRNAVQAIVDGDINAVIESNPRFGPLAFETAEKFYAGEPIPEDVIIEDDEYNAENAEANIGDAF